A region of Thermothielavioides terrestris NRRL 8126 chromosome 6, complete sequence DNA encodes the following proteins:
- a CDS encoding mitochondrial 37S ribosomal protein RSM19 encodes MQPTRCLLKRSVWKGPHIVPLPIVRPEPGKKVAPIRTQARSATILPNFVGLKFQVHNGKVYHDVTITEEMVGHKLGEFSPTRKTFIWNKK; translated from the exons ATGCAGCCAACACGGTGCTTGCTAAAGCGGTCGGTCTGGAAAG GGCCGCATATTGTTCC ACTACCGATCGTGCGGCCTGAGCCAGGAAAGAAGGTTGCGCCCATCCGCACCCAGGCGAGATCGGCAACCATCCTGCCCAATTTTGTTGGTCTCAAGTTCCAGGTGCACAATGGCAAGGTTTATCATGATGTGACCATCACCGAGGAGATGGTGGGCCACAAGCTCGGCGAGTTCTCTCC AACAAGGAAGACCTTCATCTGGAACAAGAAATAA
- a CDS encoding TAF10-like protein (102] Contains conserved domain COG5162[COG5162], Transcription initiation factor TFIID, subunit TAF10 (also component of histone acetyltransferase SAGA)), which yields MTRAGLPPPPQTDPRLARLLALATQKFIADIAADAYQYSRIRASNTNANNPMGSLGAAAGFPIPGQPANQPGGKDQGRGGPLGIQRPGYGGGGQGGSQNRTVLTMEDLGMAVGEFGVNVKRSEFYR from the coding sequence ATGACGCGCGCCggcctcccgccgccgccgcagaccGACCCGCGGCTCGCGCGCCTCCTCGCGCTGGCGACGCAGAAGTTCATTGCCgacatcgccgccgacgcgtACCAATACAGCCGGATCCGCGCGAGCAACACGAATGCCAACAACCCGATGGgcagcctcggcgccgccgcgggcttCCCCATCCCAGGCCAGCCGGCgaaccagcccggcggcaaggaccagggccgcggcggccctctGGGGATCCAACGCCCTGGAtatggcggcggcggccaggggGGCAGCCAGAACCGCACGGTACTGACCATGGAGGATCTGGGCATGGCGGTGGGCGAGTTTGGCGTCAACGTCAAGCGGAGCGAGTTTTACCGTTGA